One Rhinolophus ferrumequinum isolate MPI-CBG mRhiFer1 chromosome 10, mRhiFer1_v1.p, whole genome shotgun sequence genomic window, TGCACCATGTAGAGGTACCCATATATAATGCCATACCTAAACATAATATTTTAGCAACAGAAttgaaaaccaaattaaaattgtTGAGTAGGCTGGATATTTATAGATGTTTGACCAGCCAAAATTATAAGGTTAATACAGTTGTCTTTGGTGCCTTCCAACTTACTTATCtgttctcaaaaatatttattcaacatctatTGACAACTGCATTACTAACAACTGACAGCAACACAAATCCTCACTTAGAAGCAAGTTCTTAggtaaatattttgtcattttgctcAGGGATTTTTCACAAAGTGTCCTGCTTACCACTTCTAGCCAGAACAACTATATCCAAGGCTCATTAGTGAATTCTGAACACAGATTCTCCTGAGCACCATTTGCTTTTTCCCCCAGAATCAATCCCCTGAGTCTGTGATGAAAGAGTCTATAAATCAAATGTCCCTTTTCATTGGATGGAATCTGCTCAGAAAACTCTTACGCGACCCAAAACTTCAGAACCTTAGATTCCAGGGGGGAGACTATAGGCCATAGCACAAGCTTCCATCCTCATCTCAGAGTCTCTCTGACCCTTCTGCTGCATGGTTTGGATATTGACTGAACAACAGAATTTTGTCTTTGGATAGCTATGTTTTAAGATTGTTGCTGCTGAAGGGGCAGATATCCAGAGAGAAATGCAGAATGAGTCAAAACAAGAATTCTATGGAAATGTAACCCTGTGATTATTTCTACAGAGTTGCTCCACATTTTGATGCAAGTCTGAGCTCTTTTCATGAAACcgcataccgtgttttcctgaaaataagccctagcatgatttttcaggatgacatcccctgaacataagccctaatgcatcttttggagtaaaagttaatataagacccggtcttattttcggggaaacacggtagacattCAAGCTTATACACTCTCTGCTCCATCTTTGGGGGAACACCAGAGACCGGAGCAGCTCATGTTGTCCCTGGGCTGGTGAGTTCCTGAGGCTAGTTCCCAGAGAACAAACCATCGTACAGCTTCCCTTGCCAGGCCCCAGAAATGACCCATGCCCAAGGTTTCTGAATCACTAGGTGAACTCTACACTGCCCCTGGAAGCTCTCCTGTGCTCATTCTGAGAAAACAACAGACtcagaaaccttaaaaaaaaaaaaaaatgaggctaaaGAATCGTTCTTCTCCCCAAAGAGAAGATAGACCTCTCTACAAACATTGTCTGGCTATGGGAAGGGAGACAGGCAAGAATGCTCTAAACTTTTTTAATTATACATCCCATCAGTAAAAATTGAAGTTGAGGAAGTATCcccaatatatgtgtatattaattaatttttaaattatttacatgcaCTGCTGTATAAACGtatagtttctattttaaaacatacacaacaACAGAACCATTGAATGAGCTAAAGATAAATTCCATAGTTCATCAAGTtggtccatcaacagatgaatggataaagaagatgtggtatatacacacacatatacatacaatggaatattactcagccataaaaaaagaatgaaatcttgccatttgtgacaacatggatggacctagaaggtattatgctaagttaaataagtcagacagagaaagacaaataccatatgatttcattcatatgtggaatctaaaaaaaccaaataaatgaacaaacaaaacagaaacaaattcatagatatagagaacaaattgatggttgccagattgaaGGAAGTTTGGGAAGATGGGTGAAAAgacaaagggattaagaagtacaaatttccagttataaaacaggGATCTgaagtacagcaaagggaatatagccgataatattgtaataactatatatactGTCAGGTGGGCTCTAGAcgtactggggtgatcacttcatacagtatataaatgtctattcactatgctatatgcctgaaactaatatatcattgtcaactgtaattaaaatttttttttaatttttttaattaaaaaaagaatacatttcaaCATCTCTGAAACCGGAAGTCATCTTATGATCAGTGGTATCATAGCATAATGTCATAGTCTAGCTAGTAGGTAGCATCTTTTCTTTCGTAATGACACATAAAATAATAGTGTATCTCACATTGACTTGTATCTTCACTTTTATGAAATAAGGTACAACTGAAAGGCTCTCATCTCTCCTTCCCATACTCTGGCACACCCCATGATGAAGGTGCCCCTACATTTAAAGACCAATGGCGAGGACCATGGAGTTCCTGAGCCATTGGTCCCaaacaaaaaggagagaaaatcaaTCATTCATAAGAATTTCATAGATTTCTCTCTAGGTAATAATCCCCTTTCTACTCAGTAAAATAACAAGGCTGAGATCCTCAGAGAATCTGATCATGGCAAGGAAGCATTCACATGGCTTCCACTTAATTTTTAGATTCTTATAATGGCCATAGGCCAATAGTTAACTTCTGTGGGGTTTACCTTCCTCATCAAAACATTGGTGCAATAAATCCCAAAGTATATTTCACTTCTTGTCAGTACCACCCTAGCAATCTTTACAGATAACTACCATACACCAGGCCCCAGGGATCAGTGTGAGAAAGGGGTCTGAGCACCTGAATAGACATCTTtccaaaaagatatacaaatggtcaacaggtatatgaaaagatgccaacatccctaatcatcagggaaatgcaaataaaaaccacaatgagatatcatcttatACCCATCAGGGTGCTtattaacaaaagacaaaagcTAACAAGTGCTGGTAAGGAAAAGGGAACATTTGTACACTATTTGTGgcaatgtaaactggtacagccactacggaaaacagtgtAAAGGTTCCTCAATAAGTTAAAAATAGACTAccagatgatccagcaatttttcttctgggtatatagccaaaggaaacaaaatcagtatCTCGAAGGGATATCTGTATACCCacgttcattgcaacattgttcataatagccaagatatggaagcaatctaagtctctatcaacagatgaatgcataaagaaaatgtgatatacacaatggaatactattcagtttcaaaaaagaaggaaattctgccatttgcaatatCACAGATGAAACtggagggtattatactaaggaaataagccaaagaaagataaatactctatgatatcacttatatgtggaatccaaataaaaagtcaaattcatagtaacagagactagaatggtggttgccaggggctgggggtagggAAAATAGAAGAGGTTGGCaaaagggtacaaattttcagttataagatgaataagttctgaggatctaatgtataacaagGCGACTATAGTTGAAAATACTATactgtataactgaaatttgctaagagaatagaacttaaatgttctcacacaaaaaaaaaaggttaatacGTAAGGTGATAGAGATGTTAATTAACTGGACAGAGggaattctttcaaaatgtatacacatagcaattcatcacattgtacactttaaatatcttacaattttacttgtcagttatacctcaataaaactggggggaaacAAAAAGGGATATGACCAAAAATGAGTGAGATGTTCCTTATTTTCAGGTAACTTACTAACTAAATGCAAATTTCAGGCAATTTTTAATATGGGCTCAATGTAAGCAAACAGCAAGGTTATGGAAATGGCTTCTTAGTCCAAAATTACATGCTACACATGCGAGCAATGCTTTAGGAAGTAGGAAGTTTTGTTGTGAATACAGATCTGAGAAGACCAGTGCCTCTGCTAAGAAAGGAAAGGTAAATGCTAAGATACACAGATAAACGAAAACACAGTCTCGGGCTCAAGGTGTTTGTGGTCTAACAAGTGTGGGGAgcgggctgtgagctgacaaaGGCCTTGCAcctgcaaggtcattcccatgggaaCCCCCGCCTCAGCAATGTTCCATGTAGGGTGTGGGCTGTAAGCTGATAAGGgccttgcagctgcaaggtcaTCCCTATGGAAAGCCTGCTTGTTCTGCTTatacttgtttgtatagataactattctaagactgtataaaaactgggtgtgaaataaagactgggCCACTGCTCCGCCATCCGTGGACGGTGGACCTCCCGaacccagctttcctgtctctgtgtcttttctcaatctcctcaccTTTCCCCCTCAGGCCGAGCCCTCCTGGTCATGCGGGCCGTGACAAACAAGAAAGACAGTCTCTGTCCTATATAACTGGCGCTATGGAAATATAACAGAGGCACAAACTATATGTTATGGGAGCCGGGAGGAAGCAGTTAATTCAGCCTAGGGTTTACAGGAAAGGATTCATATAACAGGTCACACTTAAGCtggattttgaaggatgaatTGGTATTTGCCAGTTCTTAAAGAGGACTAGGGGAGCAGCAGAGAATTCTTTGCAGgttttttcagaggaaaaaggaggaaagaataaagaaaagagggaggaaagaagggaggaagagaagaaagtcaCTAACATTCAATAATTCCTTAAAGATTCTGAAAGAAGTGACTTTTCTGACTAGGGAAGAGCCTCCGGGAGCTTCTGCTCTGCCTCTTTGAGTCCATGGGGAGGCAGCAGACAGGTAAAGGAATAATGGGCTTGAGGCGAAAATTCCTCCTCTTTATCCTAATTTCTGATGCTTCTATCTGCCCAGGCTTGCATGTTTCTGGAAAGGATCTCAGATCCACAATGGCCAATCACACTATAGGGACTGAGTTCTTCCTCCAAGGCCTGACAAACACCAGAGAGCTTCAGGTGGCAGTTTTCCTGTTCCTGCTGCTTGCTTACCTCATGACTGTCTCTGGAAACCTGGCCATCATCAGCTTTGATCTTGCTGGACTCCCACCTGCAGACCCCTATGTACTTCTTTCTCCAGAATCTGTCCTGCTTAGAAATTTGGTTCCAGACTGTCATTGTGCCCAAGATGTTGCTCAACATTGCCATGGGGACCAAGACCATCAGCTTTGCTCACTGCATTGCTCAGGACTTTTTCCACATCTTCCTGGGAGCCAGAGTTCTTTCTCCTCACAGCCATGGCCTACGACTGGTACATGGCCCTCTGCcagccccccgacccccaccccatcctcatGAGCAGCAGAGTCTGCTCACAGCTCATCCTCACCTGCTGGCTGACAGGGTTCTCCATCATCATGCCTGCCGTCCTGAGCAGTCAGCTTCCATTCTATGGTACCCACGTCAACCACTTCTTCTATGACTATCTACCTCTAGTGGAGGTGGTCTGCAGTGGGCCAAAGGTGCTGGACATGGTGGGTTTTACCTTGGCCTTGGTAGCACTGCTCAGCACTTTGGTGCTGATTACCCAGATCATCCGGACAATTGACAGGATCCCCTCTGTCCTGGAGAGAAAGAAGGCTTTCTCCACCTGTTCCTCCCACATCATTGTGGTCACCATGTGCTATGGCAACTGTTTCTTCATGTATGTCAAGCCCTCTCCAGGCAAGGGGATCTATCTCAACAAAGGAGTGTCTCTAATCTATACAATCATTGTCCGATTCTTGAACCCCTTCATTTATACTCTCAGGAACCTACAAGTTAAGCAGGTAGTGAAAGACCTGCTCAGAAAAGTGGTGTGgctccaaaataaataataaccctACAGGCACCTATCACGGAAACATGAATGCCTCCCCAGAGtccaaaaaaatctacaaaaagtATTTTCAAGGTTAAGCTTTCACTTATAGTCTCTTCCAAATCCGTAAAGCTTTTCGAGCTTCCTCCCACTCCCTAGTCCCAAAGCCATTTCCATATTTTAGGCATTTGTTATAGAAGCACCCCACTTCCAGGTACCAGAATCTGTGTTAGGTATCTATTGTTGCTTAATGAATTGACCCCAAAACCtaacaacttaaaacaacaaacaattattatctcatagtttcaaTAAGCCAGGAATCTAGGTGTTGATTTAGCTGAATAACTCTAGCTAAAGGTCTTTCATGAGGTTATAGTCAAGCTGATGAGGCCAGGGCTGTGGCCTCATCTAAAGGCATGACTGAGGGGGATTTGCCTTCAAGCCCATTAactggttgttggcaggattcaatTCCTTACAGGCTGTAGGGCAGAGGCCTTTCTCAGTTCCTTCCCACATGGACCTCACCAAAAGGTAATTCATAACGTGGCAACTGGATTCCATCAGGTCAAGTGAGGAAGAGAGCACCCAAGACAGAAGCCAGTCTTTCTGTAACCCAATTTCAGAAATGTCATCTTATCACTttgtcatattttgtttgttagaaGTAATTCACtcgtccagcccacactcaaggggaaggGCTTGCACAAGAGTGTGAACCAGGAGGGGAGGATTATTGAGGGTTGTCTAGGAGACCGTCTACTAATTTAACCTTTTcgttttacaaataagaaaaaggaggCCAAGAGCCAAGGGCCCTCAACTAGAGAAGTGTTCAATGTAAACAGTCATTATCGTATCCATTTCAATTCATTAACGGTATAAAAATTTACTtatgtgttttagaaaacaatagaGTGACTCTACATACAATTAATACTCAGAGTTCATTTATTTAGAGGGATTATTTTTAAGGATCATAAGACACAGAGATTTATCAAGAGTTTCTTCTCTCTACTGTTGCCAAGAaaccaagaatactcaatggataCAATTCTAAATCTGTGACTGATTTGCTAACTGGGAGATAAATGAGATGCCTAAAAAGATAGAAGAACACGTCCCATGTGGTTGGAAATGACTCCTTGCTTTCCTGCCTGATGCTGACATCTCTTTAAGGTCCCCTCCCAAGTTTATATATAAGACCTAATCCCAGAAGAACGAGCCATTTCCAGACCCAGAATTAGAAAGATGAAGTTCCAAGTTCATTCTCCAGAGGATCAACAGGACCTCCTTTCCTACTACGTGCCCCACTAATAACCAAGTCTTGTTACTCCTTAGCTCTCAGGACCCTGAGGATTTTCAGCAGGAAAATGAACCTGAGAGACGGTGTTGTCACTACACTTGCTCTTGTctcttcccccttctttcctctAAGTCTCATGTCCCACTTCAAAGCTTTACTCCTCTGCAAACCACATCCACTATTCCTCCTATACTTTACCTTTCTTTGAATCAGAATCACCCCTGCTTTCCTTTCACATCCCAGAGCTACTCAGCACTACCTTTGAGCCGAACGTGAAAGTCGAGCTTGAAAATCAAGCTTGAAATTGCTTCATTGCATTAGCCCAGAACCACCTGGCCCCAGGGATAATTAGTTTTACCACACTTAAAGACATGTATATTTTCAGATTACTATTATTTCACATGTAATCATTTCTTGCCTCCCAAAGCAACTATCCCAAaccttttctattctcttttactTCACAATCCCtactctcctcctccttctttgaaaacgaaaggagaaaaggggattTGTGGGAGGACTGAGGAATCCAAGAAAGAAGTTTCTAGTGCTCACGTCTAGGCAGTGAAAGCAAGAATATCTCTGTGGGATCAAAACCACAGCTTCTTGTGAGATTAAGGAAGGGGGtgaaaatggagagaggaaggTAAGACTGGGGCAAGAGCCTGAATAGGTATCATTCAAAAGCATAGAGCTATTACCACAATGGCAAGTATAGATACTCCTCTGTATGGGGGCACAGCTCTAAAATCCCCAGGAACACAAGCTGTTAGAGGGCATTAAGGGGAGATTTGAGTTGCACACACAATTACAAACTTCCTTGGACTTCAGCTGTCATCATCATCAAATACCCTGTTGATAGACTTCCAGCTCTTAGGCCTCACTTGCCCTCCTGACCTCTCCCCAGGTCCATCATGCCAAATCCCATCTGGTTCACCCCAATATTggccttctcttcctctgctccCAAGACAGCATGATcctaaagaaaacacaaagctcCCAGACCTGGCCTGTTTGGGCTTCATGCCATTCCATCCCGACCTGGCCCTCATGGCTGCTCAGAAATTCATTTCATCACCTCTTAAATCCCTGACAAATATCCCCTTCTCCCAAGATAATATTTCTCACTTGAATCATGTGATCCCTGCCCTGTCCCACTCTTTTCCTCTTTGGTGAGCTTGTCACCTACttttcagaaaaggaagcagCTGTGCAACTTACGCTCAGAAACACCCACTCCCTTCTCCTCGGCATATCTCTGAGCCTACCTCCACTCTCTCATCTTTGCCTCCCCTCTCCAAGGAGGAGGCATCTCTACAGCTCTATTAGCTCAAAAGAGGCAACATGGGGCAGGGgcattaaaaagaacataaactCTCAAGCTAAGCAGGCCTGAGTTTAAATCCTACTTCTTCTTTCTAGTTATGTGGCCTAGAACAAGATGTGTCAGCCctctaagccttggtttcttctTCTAAAAAACAATCTGCAATGAAAAACATTGGTGCTTCTAGCCA contains:
- the LOC117028829 gene encoding olfactory receptor 6C76-like, with the protein product MAYDWYMALCQPPDPHPILMSSRVCSQLILTCWLTGFSIIMPAVLSSQLPFYGTHVNHFFYDYLPLVEVVCSGPKVLDMVGFTLALVALLSTLVLITQIIRTIDRIPSVLERKKAFSTCSSHIIVVTMCYGNCFFMYVKPSPGKGIYLNKGVSLIYTIIVRFLNPFIYTLRNLQVKQVVKDLLRKVVWLQNK